From one Cyprinus carpio isolate SPL01 chromosome B3, ASM1834038v1, whole genome shotgun sequence genomic stretch:
- the LOC109083721 gene encoding NACHT, LRR and PYD domains-containing protein 3-like isoform X1, with protein sequence MLRPEIKFHIKEEEKMNSEMSVYEEREQEAPDHTQRAASPGFTCVSMKSNNSMIIPPVLSDVDAQRAGSSGFSCVSIKSNNSMIIPPVLSDVDAQRASSPGFSCVSMKSNNSMIIPHNLSDVDAQRAAFPGFSCVSMKSNNSMIIAPVLGDGPAVTSDPVLISRKRKREASPLSNNVSMKSNPHMFSNSAVPFHPVNGWRADQIRHVSSQTSTSSCYQNHISHHDTETDLQLHSHQPLLNDLQRVKDQHKTSMRNKYETLFEGFKLQENQTLLNRIYTQLYIIEGESEGVNEEHEVLQMEKSYRTLQDTPINCNDIFNPLPEPGYEEKRRESKDKIKTVLTKGIAGIGKTVSVQKFILDWAEEKANQDVDFMFVLTFREMNLIKDHQYSLHRLLLDFHPELQDLDSKIYDECKVVFIFDGLDESRISLMFSDSQKVSDVTEISSVGLLMSNLLKGDLLPSALIWITTRPAAANQIPSNYINRVTEIQGFNDPQKEEYFRKRISDEHQASRIISHIRRARSLHIMCHIPVFCWISSTVLQNILKQDLSAEIPQTLTEMYIYFLLIQTNMRNQKYEERDPEKLLQSSREVIVKLAELAFNQLMKGNVMFYEEDLRESGIDVTDASVYSGICTEIFREESVIYHRKVYSFVHLSFQEFFAALYVFFCYLHKNSEVLKMFLTGKSRTQCEDVPLDVFLKEAMNKALSSENGHLDLFLRFLHGVSLESNQRLLHDVLIHTENNPESIKKITQNLKRGQKNNVSPERWMNLTHCLIEMKDNSLVEKVQALLKSKAKSKNLSLAQCSTLAIMILMSEEVLDELDLKKYNIKSKAGRWRLVPAVGNCRKSLLADCNLSDQHCEIIASALQSSNSSLRELDLSHNDLRGSGGKQLCAGLKSPNCQLNKLRLAGCHLSDQHCEIMASALQSSNSSLRELDLSHNDLRDSGVKQLCAGLKSPNCQLNKLRLSGCMVTAEGCAALASALSSNPSHLRELDLSYNHPGDSADTLKHLEKLNVDHGGEFRITAGPQKFACDLTLDPNTAHTLLVLSEENRKVTRVSERQSYPDHPDRFDQYHQVLCSESLTGRCYWETEWSGAGAEISVSYKEIKRKGWSNDCLFGCNVNSWSLECSDHRFTARHNHKDTEISAAPDSCKRVAVFLDEEGSHTHTHTFSDTHTLTHLHTFTHTFTQPLLAGFRLHYSNSSVSLCHIKH encoded by the exons ATGTTACG ACCTGAAATCAAGTTTCACATTAAAGAGGAAGAAAAGATGAACTCTGAAATGAGTGTGTATgaggagagagagcaggaggctCCTGATCACActcagagagcagcatctccag gattcacctgtgtgtctatgaagagtaacaactccatgaTTATTCCTCCTGTTCTCAGTGATGTTGACGCTCAAAGAGCAGGGTCTtcaggattcagctgtgtgtcaatcaagagtaacaactccatgaTTATTCCTCCTGTTCTCAGTGATGTTGACGCTCAGAGAGCATCGtctccaggattcagctgtgtgtcgatgaagagtaacaactccatgaTTATTCCCCATAATCTCAGTGATGTTGACGCTCAAAGAGCAGCATttccaggattcagctgtgtgtcaatgaagagtaacaactccatgaTTATTGCTCCTGTTCTCGGTGATGGGCctgctgtgacctctgaccctgt tCTCATCagcaggaagagaaagagagaagcgTCTCCATTATCCAACAATGTGTCCATGAAAAGCAACCCACACATGTTCAGTAACAGTGCAGTGCCCTTTCACCCTGTTAA TGGTTGGAGAGCTGACCAGATCAGACATGTGTCTTCACAGACCAGTACATCCTCCTGCTATCAGAACCACATCAGTCATCATGATACAGAAACAGACCTGCAGCTCCATTCTCACCAACCACTTCTTAATGATCTGCAGAGAGTGAAAGAccagcacaaaaccagcatgagGAACAAGTATGAGACCTTGTTTGAGGGATTCAAACTACAAGAGAATCAAACCCTCCTGAACAGGATTTACACACAGCtgtacatcatagagggagagagtgaaggagtgaatgaagaacatgaggtgcTACAGATGGAGAAAAGTTACAGAACACTCCAAGACACTCCAATcaactgcaatgacatctttaaccCTTTACCTGAACCAGGATatgaggagaagagaagagagagtaaagacaaaataaagactgttcttactaaaggcattgctggaattggaaaaaccgtctctgtgcagaagtttattctggactgggccgaggAAAAAGCCAATCaagatgtagatttcatgtttgtacTTACATTTCGAGAGATGAACTTGATTaaagatcatcagtacagtcttcacagacttctgcttgactttcatcctgaacttcaagatctggactcaaaGATTTATGATGaatgtaaagttgtgttcatctttgatggtctggatgaaagcagaatttcactgatgttttcagacagtcaGAAAGTTTCTGATGTGACTGAGATTTCATCAGTGGGTCTGTTGATGTCAAACCTCCTGAAAGGagatctgcttccctctgctctcatctggatcaccaccagaccagcagcagccaatcagatcccctctaACTACATCAACCGTGTGACAGAGATTCAGGGATTCAATgaccctcagaaggaggaatatttcaggaagagaatcagtgacgagcatcaagccagcagaatcatctcacacatcagaagagcaagaagcctccacatcatgtgtcacatacccgtcttctgctggatctcatccactgtgcttcaaaACATCCTGAAACAAGATCTcagtgcagaaatccctcaaacactgactgaaatgtacatctacTTCCTGCTCATTCAAACAAATATGAGGAaccagaagtatgaagagagagatccagagaaactcctgcagtccagcagagaagtgattgtgaaacttgctgaactGGCTTTCAatcagctgatgaagggcaatgtgatgttttatgaggaggacctgagagAGAGCGGTATAGACGTCACTgacgcctcagtgtattctgggatctGCACTGAGATCTTTAGAGAGGAATCTGTGATTTATCACAGGAAGGTTTACAGCTTTGTACATCTGAGCTTTCAAGAGTTTTTTGCAGCACTGTATGTGTTTTTCTGctatttacacaaaaacagtGAGGTTCTGAAAATGTTCCTGACAGGAAAATCCAGAACTCAGTGTGAGGATGTTCCTCTGGATGTGTTTCTGAAGGAAGCAATGAATAAAGCCTTGAGCAGTGaaaatggacacctggatctcTTCCTTCGATTTCTTCATGGCGTCTCACTGGAGTcaaatcagagactcttacatgATGTACTGATACACACAGAGAACAACCCAGAGAGCATCAAGAAAATAACCCAAAACCTCAAACGAGGTCAGAAAAACAACGTCAGTCCTGAAAGATGGATGAATCTGACACACTGCTTGATTGAGATGAAAGATAATTCTCTTGTTGAAAAAGTGCAGGCGCTTTTAAAATCTAAAGCAAAAAGTAAAAATCTTTCTCTTGCACAATGCTCAACTTTGGCAATCATGATCCTGATGTCAGAGGAGGTGCTGGATGAGTTAGACCTAAAAAAGTACAATATCAAATCAAAAGCGGGTCGATGGAGACTGGTACCTGCTGTGGGGAACTGCAGAAAATCTCT ATTGGCGGACTGTAATCTCTCTGATCAGCACTGTGAAATCATAGCTTCAGCTCTACAGTCATCAAACTCTtctctgagagagctggacctgagtcaCAATGACCTGCGAGGTTCAGGAGGAAAGCAGCTCTGTGCTGgtctgaagagtccaaactgtcaactcaacaAACTGAG ATTGGCAGGCTGTCATCTCTCTGATCAACACTGTGAAATCATGGCTTCAGCTCTACAGTCATCAAACTCTtctctgagagagctggacctgagtcaCAATGACCTGcgagattcaggagtgaagcagctctgTGCTGGTCTGAAAagtccaaactgtcaactcaacaAACTGAG attatctggctgtatggtgacagcagaaggttgtgctgctctggcatcagctctgagttcaaacccctcgcacctgagagagctggacctgagctacaatcacccaggagatTCAGCTGATACACTCAAACATCTGGAAAAACTCAA tgtggatcatggaggagagtTCAGGATCACAGCAGGACCTCAGAAAT tcgcctgtgatctcacactggatccaaacacagcacacactctcctcgttctgtctgaggagaacagaaaggtgaCGCGTGTCTCTGAGCGACAGTCATATCCTGATCATCCGGACAGATTTGATCAGTATCATCAGGTTCTGTGTTCagagagtctgactggacgctgttactgggagactgAATGGAGTGGAGCTGGAGCTGAAATATCAGTGTCTTATAAAGAAATCAAGAGGAAAGGATGGAGTAATGACTGTTTGTTTGGATGTAATGTGAACTCCTGGAGTCTTGAATGCTCTGATCACAGATTCACTGCTCGTCACAATCATAAAGACACAGAGATCTCTGCTGCTCCAGACTCCTGTAAGAGAGTAGCAGTGTTTCTGGACGAGGAGggctctcacacacatacacacacattctctgacacacacacactcacacacttacacacattcacacacacattcactcaaccTCTACTCGCTGGATTTAGACTTCATTATTCAaactcttcagtgtctctgtgtcacattaaacattaa
- the LOC109083721 gene encoding NACHT, LRR and PYD domains-containing protein 3-like isoform X6: MLRPEIKFHIKEEEKMNSEMSVYEEREQEAPDHTQRAASPGFTCVSMKSNNSMIIPPVLSDVDAQRAGSSGFSCVSIKSNNSMIIPPVLSDGPAVTSDPVLISRKRKREASPLSNNVSMKSNPHMFSNSAVPFHPVNGWRADQIRHVSSQTSTSSCYQNHISHHDTETDLQLHSHQPLLNDLQRVKDQHKTSMRNKYETLFEGFKLQENQTLLNRIYTQLYIIEGESEGVNEEHEVLQMEKSYRTLQDTPINCNDIFNPLPEPGYEEKRRESKDKIKTVLTKGIAGIGKTVSVQKFILDWAEEKANQDVDFMFVLTFREMNLIKDHQYSLHRLLLDFHPELQDLDSKIYDECKVVFIFDGLDESRISLMFSDSQKVSDVTEISSVGLLMSNLLKGDLLPSALIWITTRPAAANQIPSNYINRVTEIQGFNDPQKEEYFRKRISDEHQASRIISHIRRARSLHIMCHIPVFCWISSTVLQNILKQDLSAEIPQTLTEMYIYFLLIQTNMRNQKYEERDPEKLLQSSREVIVKLAELAFNQLMKGNVMFYEEDLRESGIDVTDASVYSGICTEIFREESVIYHRKVYSFVHLSFQEFFAALYVFFCYLHKNSEVLKMFLTGKSRTQCEDVPLDVFLKEAMNKALSSENGHLDLFLRFLHGVSLESNQRLLHDVLIHTENNPESIKKITQNLKRGQKNNVSPERWMNLTHCLIEMKDNSLVEKVQALLKSKAKSKNLSLAQCSTLAIMILMSEEVLDELDLKKYNIKSKAGRWRLVPAVGNCRKSLLADCNLSDQHCEIIASALQSSNSSLRELDLSHNDLRGSGGKQLCAGLKSPNCQLNKLRLAGCHLSDQHCEIMASALQSSNSSLRELDLSHNDLRDSGVKQLCAGLKSPNCQLNKLRLSGCMVTAEGCAALASALSSNPSHLRELDLSYNHPGDSADTLKHLEKLNVDHGGEFRITAGPQKFACDLTLDPNTAHTLLVLSEENRKVTRVSERQSYPDHPDRFDQYHQVLCSESLTGRCYWETEWSGAGAEISVSYKEIKRKGWSNDCLFGCNVNSWSLECSDHRFTARHNHKDTEISAAPDSCKRVAVFLDEEGSHTHTHTFSDTHTLTHLHTFTHTFTQPLLAGFRLHYSNSSVSLCHIKH; this comes from the exons ATGTTACG ACCTGAAATCAAGTTTCACATTAAAGAGGAAGAAAAGATGAACTCTGAAATGAGTGTGTATgaggagagagagcaggaggctCCTGATCACActcagagagcagcatctccag gattcacctgtgtgtctatgaagagtaacaactccatgaTTATTCCTCCTGTTCTCAGTGATGTTGACGCTCAAAGAGCAGGGTCTtcaggattcagctgtgtgtcaatcaagagtaacaactccatgaTTATTCCTCCTGTTCTCAGTGAT GGGCctgctgtgacctctgaccctgt tCTCATCagcaggaagagaaagagagaagcgTCTCCATTATCCAACAATGTGTCCATGAAAAGCAACCCACACATGTTCAGTAACAGTGCAGTGCCCTTTCACCCTGTTAA TGGTTGGAGAGCTGACCAGATCAGACATGTGTCTTCACAGACCAGTACATCCTCCTGCTATCAGAACCACATCAGTCATCATGATACAGAAACAGACCTGCAGCTCCATTCTCACCAACCACTTCTTAATGATCTGCAGAGAGTGAAAGAccagcacaaaaccagcatgagGAACAAGTATGAGACCTTGTTTGAGGGATTCAAACTACAAGAGAATCAAACCCTCCTGAACAGGATTTACACACAGCtgtacatcatagagggagagagtgaaggagtgaatgaagaacatgaggtgcTACAGATGGAGAAAAGTTACAGAACACTCCAAGACACTCCAATcaactgcaatgacatctttaaccCTTTACCTGAACCAGGATatgaggagaagagaagagagagtaaagacaaaataaagactgttcttactaaaggcattgctggaattggaaaaaccgtctctgtgcagaagtttattctggactgggccgaggAAAAAGCCAATCaagatgtagatttcatgtttgtacTTACATTTCGAGAGATGAACTTGATTaaagatcatcagtacagtcttcacagacttctgcttgactttcatcctgaacttcaagatctggactcaaaGATTTATGATGaatgtaaagttgtgttcatctttgatggtctggatgaaagcagaatttcactgatgttttcagacagtcaGAAAGTTTCTGATGTGACTGAGATTTCATCAGTGGGTCTGTTGATGTCAAACCTCCTGAAAGGagatctgcttccctctgctctcatctggatcaccaccagaccagcagcagccaatcagatcccctctaACTACATCAACCGTGTGACAGAGATTCAGGGATTCAATgaccctcagaaggaggaatatttcaggaagagaatcagtgacgagcatcaagccagcagaatcatctcacacatcagaagagcaagaagcctccacatcatgtgtcacatacccgtcttctgctggatctcatccactgtgcttcaaaACATCCTGAAACAAGATCTcagtgcagaaatccctcaaacactgactgaaatgtacatctacTTCCTGCTCATTCAAACAAATATGAGGAaccagaagtatgaagagagagatccagagaaactcctgcagtccagcagagaagtgattgtgaaacttgctgaactGGCTTTCAatcagctgatgaagggcaatgtgatgttttatgaggaggacctgagagAGAGCGGTATAGACGTCACTgacgcctcagtgtattctgggatctGCACTGAGATCTTTAGAGAGGAATCTGTGATTTATCACAGGAAGGTTTACAGCTTTGTACATCTGAGCTTTCAAGAGTTTTTTGCAGCACTGTATGTGTTTTTCTGctatttacacaaaaacagtGAGGTTCTGAAAATGTTCCTGACAGGAAAATCCAGAACTCAGTGTGAGGATGTTCCTCTGGATGTGTTTCTGAAGGAAGCAATGAATAAAGCCTTGAGCAGTGaaaatggacacctggatctcTTCCTTCGATTTCTTCATGGCGTCTCACTGGAGTcaaatcagagactcttacatgATGTACTGATACACACAGAGAACAACCCAGAGAGCATCAAGAAAATAACCCAAAACCTCAAACGAGGTCAGAAAAACAACGTCAGTCCTGAAAGATGGATGAATCTGACACACTGCTTGATTGAGATGAAAGATAATTCTCTTGTTGAAAAAGTGCAGGCGCTTTTAAAATCTAAAGCAAAAAGTAAAAATCTTTCTCTTGCACAATGCTCAACTTTGGCAATCATGATCCTGATGTCAGAGGAGGTGCTGGATGAGTTAGACCTAAAAAAGTACAATATCAAATCAAAAGCGGGTCGATGGAGACTGGTACCTGCTGTGGGGAACTGCAGAAAATCTCT ATTGGCGGACTGTAATCTCTCTGATCAGCACTGTGAAATCATAGCTTCAGCTCTACAGTCATCAAACTCTtctctgagagagctggacctgagtcaCAATGACCTGCGAGGTTCAGGAGGAAAGCAGCTCTGTGCTGgtctgaagagtccaaactgtcaactcaacaAACTGAG ATTGGCAGGCTGTCATCTCTCTGATCAACACTGTGAAATCATGGCTTCAGCTCTACAGTCATCAAACTCTtctctgagagagctggacctgagtcaCAATGACCTGcgagattcaggagtgaagcagctctgTGCTGGTCTGAAAagtccaaactgtcaactcaacaAACTGAG attatctggctgtatggtgacagcagaaggttgtgctgctctggcatcagctctgagttcaaacccctcgcacctgagagagctggacctgagctacaatcacccaggagatTCAGCTGATACACTCAAACATCTGGAAAAACTCAA tgtggatcatggaggagagtTCAGGATCACAGCAGGACCTCAGAAAT tcgcctgtgatctcacactggatccaaacacagcacacactctcctcgttctgtctgaggagaacagaaaggtgaCGCGTGTCTCTGAGCGACAGTCATATCCTGATCATCCGGACAGATTTGATCAGTATCATCAGGTTCTGTGTTCagagagtctgactggacgctgttactgggagactgAATGGAGTGGAGCTGGAGCTGAAATATCAGTGTCTTATAAAGAAATCAAGAGGAAAGGATGGAGTAATGACTGTTTGTTTGGATGTAATGTGAACTCCTGGAGTCTTGAATGCTCTGATCACAGATTCACTGCTCGTCACAATCATAAAGACACAGAGATCTCTGCTGCTCCAGACTCCTGTAAGAGAGTAGCAGTGTTTCTGGACGAGGAGggctctcacacacatacacacacattctctgacacacacacactcacacacttacacacattcacacacacattcactcaaccTCTACTCGCTGGATTTAGACTTCATTATTCAaactcttcagtgtctctgtgtcacattaaacattaa
- the LOC109083721 gene encoding NLR family CARD domain-containing protein 3-like isoform X4, giving the protein MLRPEIKFHIKEEEKMNSEMSVYEEREQEAPDHTQRAASPGFTCVSMKSNNSMIIPPVLSDVDAQRAGSSGFSCVSIKSNNSMIIPPVLSDVDAQRASSPGFSCVSMKSNNSMIIPHNLSDVDAQRAAFPGFSCVSMKSNNSMIIAPVLGDGPAVTSDPVLISRKRKREASPLSNNVSMKSNPHMFSNSAVPFHPVNGWRADQIRHVSSQTSTSSCYQNHISHHDTETDLQLHSHQPLLNDLQRVKDQHKTSMRNKYETLFEGFKLQENQTLLNRIYTQLYIIEGESEGVNEEHEVLQMEKSYRTLQDTPINCNDIFNPLPEPGYEEKRRESKDKIKTVLTKGIAGIGKTVSVQKFILDWAEEKANQDVDFMFVLTFREMNLIKDHQYSLHRLLLDFHPELQDLDSKIYDECKVVFIFDGLDESRISLMFSDSQKVSDVTEISSVGLLMSNLLKGDLLPSALIWITTRPAAANQIPSNYINRVTEIQGFNDPQKEEYFRKRISDEHQASRIISHIRRARSLHIMCHIPVFCWISSTVLQNILKQDLSAEIPQTLTEMYIYFLLIQTNMRNQKYEERDPEKLLQSSREVIVKLAELAFNQLMKGNVMFYEEDLRESGIDVTDASVYSGICTEIFREESVIYHRKVYSFVHLSFQEFFAALYVFFCYLHKNSEVLKMFLTGKSRTQCEDVPLDVFLKEAMNKALSSENGHLDLFLRFLHGVSLESNQRLLHDVLIHTENNPESIKKITQNLKRGQKNNVSPERWMNLTHCLIEMKDNSLVEKVQALLKSKAKSKNLSLAQCSTLAIMILMSEEVLDELDLKKYNIKSKAGRWRLVPAVGNCRKSLLADCNLSDQHCEIIASALQSSNSSLRELDLSHNDLRGSGGKQLCAGLKSPNCQLNKLRLSGCMVTAEGCAALASALSSNPSHLRELDLSYNHPGDSADTLKHLEKLNVDHGGEFRITAGPQKFACDLTLDPNTAHTLLVLSEENRKVTRVSERQSYPDHPDRFDQYHQVLCSESLTGRCYWETEWSGAGAEISVSYKEIKRKGWSNDCLFGCNVNSWSLECSDHRFTARHNHKDTEISAAPDSCKRVAVFLDEEGSHTHTHTFSDTHTLTHLHTFTHTFTQPLLAGFRLHYSNSSVSLCHIKH; this is encoded by the exons ATGTTACG ACCTGAAATCAAGTTTCACATTAAAGAGGAAGAAAAGATGAACTCTGAAATGAGTGTGTATgaggagagagagcaggaggctCCTGATCACActcagagagcagcatctccag gattcacctgtgtgtctatgaagagtaacaactccatgaTTATTCCTCCTGTTCTCAGTGATGTTGACGCTCAAAGAGCAGGGTCTtcaggattcagctgtgtgtcaatcaagagtaacaactccatgaTTATTCCTCCTGTTCTCAGTGATGTTGACGCTCAGAGAGCATCGtctccaggattcagctgtgtgtcgatgaagagtaacaactccatgaTTATTCCCCATAATCTCAGTGATGTTGACGCTCAAAGAGCAGCATttccaggattcagctgtgtgtcaatgaagagtaacaactccatgaTTATTGCTCCTGTTCTCGGTGATGGGCctgctgtgacctctgaccctgt tCTCATCagcaggaagagaaagagagaagcgTCTCCATTATCCAACAATGTGTCCATGAAAAGCAACCCACACATGTTCAGTAACAGTGCAGTGCCCTTTCACCCTGTTAA TGGTTGGAGAGCTGACCAGATCAGACATGTGTCTTCACAGACCAGTACATCCTCCTGCTATCAGAACCACATCAGTCATCATGATACAGAAACAGACCTGCAGCTCCATTCTCACCAACCACTTCTTAATGATCTGCAGAGAGTGAAAGAccagcacaaaaccagcatgagGAACAAGTATGAGACCTTGTTTGAGGGATTCAAACTACAAGAGAATCAAACCCTCCTGAACAGGATTTACACACAGCtgtacatcatagagggagagagtgaaggagtgaatgaagaacatgaggtgcTACAGATGGAGAAAAGTTACAGAACACTCCAAGACACTCCAATcaactgcaatgacatctttaaccCTTTACCTGAACCAGGATatgaggagaagagaagagagagtaaagacaaaataaagactgttcttactaaaggcattgctggaattggaaaaaccgtctctgtgcagaagtttattctggactgggccgaggAAAAAGCCAATCaagatgtagatttcatgtttgtacTTACATTTCGAGAGATGAACTTGATTaaagatcatcagtacagtcttcacagacttctgcttgactttcatcctgaacttcaagatctggactcaaaGATTTATGATGaatgtaaagttgtgttcatctttgatggtctggatgaaagcagaatttcactgatgttttcagacagtcaGAAAGTTTCTGATGTGACTGAGATTTCATCAGTGGGTCTGTTGATGTCAAACCTCCTGAAAGGagatctgcttccctctgctctcatctggatcaccaccagaccagcagcagccaatcagatcccctctaACTACATCAACCGTGTGACAGAGATTCAGGGATTCAATgaccctcagaaggaggaatatttcaggaagagaatcagtgacgagcatcaagccagcagaatcatctcacacatcagaagagcaagaagcctccacatcatgtgtcacatacccgtcttctgctggatctcatccactgtgcttcaaaACATCCTGAAACAAGATCTcagtgcagaaatccctcaaacactgactgaaatgtacatctacTTCCTGCTCATTCAAACAAATATGAGGAaccagaagtatgaagagagagatccagagaaactcctgcagtccagcagagaagtgattgtgaaacttgctgaactGGCTTTCAatcagctgatgaagggcaatgtgatgttttatgaggaggacctgagagAGAGCGGTATAGACGTCACTgacgcctcagtgtattctgggatctGCACTGAGATCTTTAGAGAGGAATCTGTGATTTATCACAGGAAGGTTTACAGCTTTGTACATCTGAGCTTTCAAGAGTTTTTTGCAGCACTGTATGTGTTTTTCTGctatttacacaaaaacagtGAGGTTCTGAAAATGTTCCTGACAGGAAAATCCAGAACTCAGTGTGAGGATGTTCCTCTGGATGTGTTTCTGAAGGAAGCAATGAATAAAGCCTTGAGCAGTGaaaatggacacctggatctcTTCCTTCGATTTCTTCATGGCGTCTCACTGGAGTcaaatcagagactcttacatgATGTACTGATACACACAGAGAACAACCCAGAGAGCATCAAGAAAATAACCCAAAACCTCAAACGAGGTCAGAAAAACAACGTCAGTCCTGAAAGATGGATGAATCTGACACACTGCTTGATTGAGATGAAAGATAATTCTCTTGTTGAAAAAGTGCAGGCGCTTTTAAAATCTAAAGCAAAAAGTAAAAATCTTTCTCTTGCACAATGCTCAACTTTGGCAATCATGATCCTGATGTCAGAGGAGGTGCTGGATGAGTTAGACCTAAAAAAGTACAATATCAAATCAAAAGCGGGTCGATGGAGACTGGTACCTGCTGTGGGGAACTGCAGAAAATCTCT ATTGGCGGACTGTAATCTCTCTGATCAGCACTGTGAAATCATAGCTTCAGCTCTACAGTCATCAAACTCTtctctgagagagctggacctgagtcaCAATGACCTGCGAGGTTCAGGAGGAAAGCAGCTCTGTGCTGgtctgaagagtccaaactgtcaactcaacaAACTGAG attatctggctgtatggtgacagcagaaggttgtgctgctctggcatcagctctgagttcaaacccctcgcacctgagagagctggacctgagctacaatcacccaggagatTCAGCTGATACACTCAAACATCTGGAAAAACTCAA tgtggatcatggaggagagtTCAGGATCACAGCAGGACCTCAGAAAT tcgcctgtgatctcacactggatccaaacacagcacacactctcctcgttctgtctgaggagaacagaaaggtgaCGCGTGTCTCTGAGCGACAGTCATATCCTGATCATCCGGACAGATTTGATCAGTATCATCAGGTTCTGTGTTCagagagtctgactggacgctgttactgggagactgAATGGAGTGGAGCTGGAGCTGAAATATCAGTGTCTTATAAAGAAATCAAGAGGAAAGGATGGAGTAATGACTGTTTGTTTGGATGTAATGTGAACTCCTGGAGTCTTGAATGCTCTGATCACAGATTCACTGCTCGTCACAATCATAAAGACACAGAGATCTCTGCTGCTCCAGACTCCTGTAAGAGAGTAGCAGTGTTTCTGGACGAGGAGggctctcacacacatacacacacattctctgacacacacacactcacacacttacacacattcacacacacattcactcaaccTCTACTCGCTGGATTTAGACTTCATTATTCAaactcttcagtgtctctgtgtcacattaaacattaa